A region of Bombus huntii isolate Logan2020A chromosome 15, iyBomHunt1.1, whole genome shotgun sequence DNA encodes the following proteins:
- the LOC126873977 gene encoding reticulon-4-interacting protein 1 homolog, mitochondrial-like isoform X2, with protein sequence MQNVKDIVQHILIWIENAWEQLQHRYYNTHFNVRILYRQIKSLYTNGASKRELAFSLTGLVVGTLLGYYAGVNWGHVSHHMHRIKAIICHHYIGIEGVSMIDDAEMPMIERSNELLVQVKAASVNVVDTKICYGYSKIYRRLLNSGKHKELPVTLGRDCTGIVIGIGQSVINFDIGDEVLLAVPSWAPGTMAEYIVVPETQVVKRPKLFTFEASASLPYNGCLAWDALVNRSAIQEGNAKGKRVLIYGGNTPVGCILTQLVKLWGGHVVTMCKQNAIPVSKALGADNVIPLDNSDIEKELQLHDKFDTIFYTGGQPINERILKQHLASYGFYVSTVPEQLTSDSLGLVFGSIFAGCVRIKLLIQYVLGFNMHQWKEGSKINATYLQALCDLVDADQLQMVVDRVYGPHNIEQALYHILDPNAIGSTIITFQ encoded by the exons ATGCAAAATGTCAAAGACATTGTACAACATATACTTATTTGGATTGAAAATGCTTGGGAACAATTACAACATCGATACTATAATACACATTTTAATGTCAGAATACTTTACAGACAAATAAAAAGCTTATATACTAACGGAG CATCCAAAAGGGAACTTGCATTTAGTCTGACAGGTTTAGTTGTCGGTACTTTACTTGGTTATTATGCTGGAGTCAATTGGGGACACGTATCTCATCATATGCATCGTATAAAAGCTATAATATGTCACCATTATATTGGTATCGAG GGTGTGTCCATGATAGATGATGCTGAAATGCCTATGATCGAAAGATCTAACGAATTATTAGTACAAGTTAAAGCAGCTTCTGTTAATGTTGTTGacacaaaaatttgttatggTTATTCCAAAATTTACAGAAGACTCCTCAATTCCGGT AAACACAAAGAACTCCCAGTAACATTGGGCAGAGATTGTACTGGAATAGTGATAGGTATAGGACAAAGTGTTATTAATTTTGACATTGGAGATGAAGTGCTCTTAGCTGTACCTTCGTGGGCTCCTGGTACAATGGCAGAATACATAGTTGTCCCAGAAACTCAAGTAGTTAAACGACCGAAACTTTTTACCTTTGAAGCATCTGCGAGTCTTCCCTACAATGGATGTTTAGCCTGGGATGCTTTAGTTAATAGATCTGCGATCCAGGAAGGCAATGCGAAAGGGAAACG AGTACTTATATATGGTGGAAATACACCTGTTGGTTGTATTTTAACTCAATTAGTTAAGCTATGGGGTGGACATGTAGTTACAATGTGTAAACAGAATGCAATTCCTGTATCAAAAGCTTTAGGAGCAGACAATGTTATACCATTAGACAATTCAGATATAGAAAAAGAGTTACAATTACATGATAA atttgataCTATATTTTATACCGGGGGTCAACCAATTAATGAACGTATACTAAAGCAGCACTTAGCATCTTATGGCTTTTATGTCTCTACAGTTCCCGAACAATTAACGTCCGACTCGTTAGGTCTTGTATTTGGAAGCATATTTGCTGGATGTGTACGAATAAAGTTACTAATACag TACGTGCTTGGATTTAATATGCATCAATGGAAAGAAGGTTCAAAGATTAACGCAACATACTTACAAGCACTATGCGATTTAGTTGATGCTGATCAATTACAGATGGTTGTAGACAGGGTGTATGGACCTCATAATATTGAACAAGCATTGTATCATATATTAGATCCCAATGCTATCGGCAGTACTATAATAACATTTCAGTGA
- the LOC126873971 gene encoding probable ATP-dependent RNA helicase DDX27, producing the protein MDTNCDLIKTIEDDQEVPNFSEDSDVEDDFQPRKQKKKENKDFDNNFQFVNDISDYNKDTWNDLNKYIKRKAKTKLDDKIKRIKRGSESKIQNEIDNESNIDLSEIKKEDDELSLSEDELRKDIFKTKEKKSKKKVVVKENDEETINFEEYSNIETHATFYQMNLSRPLLKAITAMNFVHPTPIQAATIPVALMGRDICGCAATGTGKTAAYMLPTLERLLYRPLDGPSISRVLVLVPTRELGVQVYQVTKQLSQFTTIEVGLSVGGLDVKVQEAVLRKNPDIVIATPGRLIDHLRNTPSFSLDSIEVLILDEADRMLDEYFAEQMKYIVKQCSRSRQTILFSATMTEEVKDLAAVSLDKPVKVFVDSNQDVAFNLRQEFIRIRKEREGDREAILAALICRTFHDHVMVFVQTKKQAHRLHILLGLLGIKVGELHGNLTQPQRLENLTKFKNEEIDILLATDVAARGLDISGVKTVINFVMPVTMQHYIHRVGRTARAGRVGVSVSLAGEQERSLVKEIIKNAKNPVKNRIILPDIIDKYSKKLQSLETDVNKILEEERNERELAKIENQANRAEKLLKNESNKGTQRTWFQTQKERKEEKEKLSLTEKLNTNKGQKQNKEPSNIIEEKKKRSKEPKQETAEDRAKKELEKIAAYQARLAKKKNKQNKIRTVVENDKFSSNRKASLKRPKSSFAADLTNTSKKAVKKMRYEANVKKNQSKRKSAKSLNIGKKDSRSNFKRR; encoded by the exons ATGGATACTAATTgtgatttaataaaaacaatcgAAGATGATCAGGAAGTGCCAAATTTCTCTGAAGATTCTGATGTCGAAGATGAT TTTCAGCCTaggaaacaaaagaaaaaggaaaataaggatTTCGataacaattttcaatttgtaAATGATATTTCCGATTACAATAAAGACACATGGAATGACTTAAACAAGTATATTAAACGAAAAGCTAAGACAAAACTtgatgataaaattaaaagaattaaaagaggATCCGAATCTAAAATacaa AATGAAATAGATAACGAATCCAATATAGACttatctgaaattaaaaaagaagatgaTGAACTATCTTTATCAGAAGACGAGCTTAGAAAAG atatatttaaaactaaagaaaagaaaagcaaaAAGAAAGTGGTTGTTAAAGAAAATGATGAAGAAACAATTAACTTTGAGGAATATTCAAATATAGAAACTCATGCAACATTTTACCAAATGAATTTGTCGCGTCCTTTATTAAAG GCTATAACAGCCATGAATTTTGTGCATCCAACACCTATACAAGCTGCTACCATCCCTGTTGCATTAATGGGTCGTGATATATGTGGTTGTGCTGCTACAGGTACTGGTAAAACTGCAGCTTATATGTTACCAACACTAGAAAGATTATTATATAGGCCATTAGATGGTCCTTCTATTTCTCGTGTTCTTGTACTTGTTCCAACAAGAGAACTTGGTGTGCAAGTGTATCAAGTTACAAAACAGTTATCTCAATTTACAACAATTGAAGTAGGATTATCTGTTGGTGGTTTAGATGTGAAAGTTCAA GAGGCTGTATTAAGGAAGAATCCAGATATAGTAATAGCTACTCCAGGAAGATTAATTGATCATTTAAGAAATACACCATCGTTTTCATTAGACAGCATTGAAGTGCTTATATTAGATGAGGCAGATAg gATGTTAGATGAATACTTTGCAGAACAGATGAAGTACATAGTAAAACAATGTTCAAGAAGCAGacaaacaattttattctcAGCTACTATGACTGAAGAAGTGAAAGATTTGGCTGCTGTATCTTTAGATAAACCAGTTAAAGTTTTTGTAGATAGCAATCAAGACGTTGCTTTTAATTTACGCCAAGAATTTATTCG gatacgaaaagaaagagaaggagatcGTGAAGCAATTTTGGCAGCCCTAATTTGTAGAACCTTTCATGATCATGTCATGGTCTTTGTGCAAACAAAAAAACAAGCTCATAGATTACACATTTTATTAGGGTTATTAGGCATCAag GTAGGAGAACTTCATGGTAATCTTACACAACCACAACGTCTagaaaatttaacaaaatttaaaaatgaagaaatagatattttattagcaACAGATGTTGCTGCAAGAGGTTTAGATATTAGTGGGGTAAAAACTGTAATTAATTTCGTAATGCCAGTTACCATGCAACATTACATTCATAG aGTTGGGAGAACAGCTAGAGCTGGTCGTGTTGGAGTGTCAGTATCACTAGCTGGAGAACAAGAACGTTCTTTggttaaagaaattattaaaaatgcaaaaaatcCAGTAAAGAATCGAATAATACTTCCTGATATAATCGAcaaatattctaaaaaattaCAGTCTCTTGAAACcgatgtaaataaaattttagaaGAAGAACGAAATGAAAGGGAATTAGCTAAGATAGAAAATCAAGCAAATCGAgcagaaaaattattaaaaaatgaaagtaataaAGGCACTCAAAGAACTTGGTTCCAAActcagaaagaaagaaaagaagaaaaag agaaattatCATTGACTGAAAAACTAAACACAAATAAAGGGCAGAAACAAAACAAGGAGCCATCAAACATAattgaagaaaagaaaaagagatcTAAAGAACCTAAACAGGAAACAGCAGAGGATAGAGCCAAaaaagaattagaaaaaattgCAGCATACCAAGCGAGACTAGCTAAGAAAAagaacaaacaaaataaaatccGGACAGTTGTAGagaatgataaattttcatctAATAGAAAAG CATCGCTAAAACGGCCAAAATCTTCATTTGCTGCTGACTTAACAAATACAAGCAAGAAAGCTGTGAAAAAAATGCGTTACGA ggcaaatgttaaaaaaaatcaaagtaaaagaaaaagtgCAAAAAGTTTAAACATAGGAAAAAAGGATAGTAGATCAAATTTTAAAAGACgttaa
- the LOC126873977 gene encoding reticulon-4-interacting protein 1 homolog, mitochondrial-like isoform X1, translating to MDEIWFHLSNQVETLQIQTSLFAQQGQQWVVTWLTQARQIFYELYENQTMQNVKDIVQHILIWIENAWEQLQHRYYNTHFNVRILYRQIKSLYTNGASKRELAFSLTGLVVGTLLGYYAGVNWGHVSHHMHRIKAIICHHYIGIEGVSMIDDAEMPMIERSNELLVQVKAASVNVVDTKICYGYSKIYRRLLNSGKHKELPVTLGRDCTGIVIGIGQSVINFDIGDEVLLAVPSWAPGTMAEYIVVPETQVVKRPKLFTFEASASLPYNGCLAWDALVNRSAIQEGNAKGKRVLIYGGNTPVGCILTQLVKLWGGHVVTMCKQNAIPVSKALGADNVIPLDNSDIEKELQLHDKFDTIFYTGGQPINERILKQHLASYGFYVSTVPEQLTSDSLGLVFGSIFAGCVRIKLLIQYVLGFNMHQWKEGSKINATYLQALCDLVDADQLQMVVDRVYGPHNIEQALYHILDPNAIGSTIITFQ from the exons atgGATGAAATTTGGTTTCATCTATCGAATCAGGTCGAGACACTTCAg ATTCAAACATCGTTATTTGCACAACAAGGACAACAATGGGTCGTAACATGGTTGACTCAAGCACGTCAAATTTTTTACGAATTATATGAGAACCAAACGATGCAAAATGTCAAAGACATTGTACAACATATACTTATTTGGATTGAAAATGCTTGGGAACAATTACAACATCGATACTATAATACACATTTTAATGTCAGAATACTTTACAGACAAATAAAAAGCTTATATACTAACGGAG CATCCAAAAGGGAACTTGCATTTAGTCTGACAGGTTTAGTTGTCGGTACTTTACTTGGTTATTATGCTGGAGTCAATTGGGGACACGTATCTCATCATATGCATCGTATAAAAGCTATAATATGTCACCATTATATTGGTATCGAG GGTGTGTCCATGATAGATGATGCTGAAATGCCTATGATCGAAAGATCTAACGAATTATTAGTACAAGTTAAAGCAGCTTCTGTTAATGTTGTTGacacaaaaatttgttatggTTATTCCAAAATTTACAGAAGACTCCTCAATTCCGGT AAACACAAAGAACTCCCAGTAACATTGGGCAGAGATTGTACTGGAATAGTGATAGGTATAGGACAAAGTGTTATTAATTTTGACATTGGAGATGAAGTGCTCTTAGCTGTACCTTCGTGGGCTCCTGGTACAATGGCAGAATACATAGTTGTCCCAGAAACTCAAGTAGTTAAACGACCGAAACTTTTTACCTTTGAAGCATCTGCGAGTCTTCCCTACAATGGATGTTTAGCCTGGGATGCTTTAGTTAATAGATCTGCGATCCAGGAAGGCAATGCGAAAGGGAAACG AGTACTTATATATGGTGGAAATACACCTGTTGGTTGTATTTTAACTCAATTAGTTAAGCTATGGGGTGGACATGTAGTTACAATGTGTAAACAGAATGCAATTCCTGTATCAAAAGCTTTAGGAGCAGACAATGTTATACCATTAGACAATTCAGATATAGAAAAAGAGTTACAATTACATGATAA atttgataCTATATTTTATACCGGGGGTCAACCAATTAATGAACGTATACTAAAGCAGCACTTAGCATCTTATGGCTTTTATGTCTCTACAGTTCCCGAACAATTAACGTCCGACTCGTTAGGTCTTGTATTTGGAAGCATATTTGCTGGATGTGTACGAATAAAGTTACTAATACag TACGTGCTTGGATTTAATATGCATCAATGGAAAGAAGGTTCAAAGATTAACGCAACATACTTACAAGCACTATGCGATTTAGTTGATGCTGATCAATTACAGATGGTTGTAGACAGGGTGTATGGACCTCATAATATTGAACAAGCATTGTATCATATATTAGATCCCAATGCTATCGGCAGTACTATAATAACATTTCAGTGA
- the LOC126873980 gene encoding flap endonuclease 1, with translation MGILGLSKLIADIAPSAIKEQELKHYFGRKVAIDASMCLYQFLIAVRSEGAQLTSVNGETTSHLMGIFYRTIRLVEQGIKPVYVFDGKPPNLKGGELAKRAERRDETQKLLQAAEEAGNAEDIEKFNRRLVKVTKEHAEEAKQLLQLMGIPYIDAPCEAEAQCAALVKAGKVFATATEDMDALTFGCNVLLRRLTFSEARKMPVQEFHFDKVLEDLGLNHDEFIDLCIMLGCDYTSSIKGVGPKRAIELIKTHRSLEKIIENLDTKKFSIPEDWNYKEARLLFQEPEVTDPETIDLKWTEPNEEGLVKYLCGDKQFNEERVRNGAKKLYKARNTSTQGRLDTFFKVLPNPNPPKRKAEDTKGAAKKNKKGTTGKPRGRQPK, from the exons ATGGGCATTTTAGGTTTATCAAAATTAATAGCAGATATAGCACCAAGTGCTATTAAAGAACAAGAATTAAAGCACTATTTTG GTCGTAAAGTAGCCATAGATGCGTCTATGTGTTTATATCAATTTCTTATTGCAGTACGGAGCGAAGGAGCTCAGCTTACATCTGTAAATGGTGAAAcaacaag tcATTTAATGGgtatattttatcgaacaatACGTTTAGTAGAGCAAGGAATAAAGCCTGTATACGTGTTTGATGGAAAACCACCGAACCTAAAAGGTGGAGAATTAGCAAAACGTGCTGAAAGAAGAGACGAAACACAGAAGTTGTTACAAGCAGCAGAGGAAGCTG GAAACGCAGAGGATATAGAGAAATTTAACAGAAGATTAGTAAAAGTTACAAAAGAGCATGCAGAAGAGGCTAAACAGTTATTGCAATTAATGGGCATTCCTTACATTGAT GCTCCGTGTGAAGCAGAAGCTCAATGTGCTGCTTTGGTAAAGGCTGGTAAGGTCTTTGCAACCGCTACAGAAGATATGGATGCGCTTACTTTTGGATGCAATGTTTTACTCAGGCGATTAACATTTAGCGAAGCAAGAAAGATGCCTGTACAGGAATTTCATTTTGATAAAGTATTAGAAGACCTTGGATTAAATCATGATGAA TTCATTGATCTTTGTATAATGTTAGGTTGTGATTATACAAGTAGCATTAAAGGAGTTGGACCAAAAAGAGCTATAGAGTTAATTAAAACACATAGGTcacttgaaaaaattattgaaaactTGGATACTAAGAAGTTTTCCATTCCTGAAGACTGGAATTATAAAGAAGCTCGATTATTATTTCAAGAACCTGAAGTAACAGATCCTGAAACAATTGAT CTGAAATGGACAGAACCAAATGAGGAAGGgttagtaaaatatttatgtggCGATAAGCAATTTAATGAGGAAAGAGTAAGGAATGGtgcaaaaaaattatataaagcACGAAATACTTCCACTCAAGGAAGGCTAGATACATTCTTTAAAGTATTACCAAATCCAAATCCTCCAAAGCGtaaa GCAGAAGACACAAAGGGAGCTgctaaaaaaaataagaaaggaaCAACAGGAAAACCACGTGGAAGGCAGCCAAAATAA